In Glandiceps talaboti chromosome 16, keGlaTala1.1, whole genome shotgun sequence, a single window of DNA contains:
- the LOC144447826 gene encoding uncharacterized protein LOC144447826 has product MTATDRMISSVMSTYPYMLMFGCWLLSVSCESHDSHLTIANQQKYNKALMRGLIGHKYRFGDVECEHGPWIEHCQQRQLEKRVLSEIYHATNGTNWTNNDDWLNEAVDHCMWHGVCCNHQGLVFKILLVKNNLNGLLPDLSRFQFLKELNVNSNYLKGEFNRFLKSNMTYLEKLTISFNQLSGKLLGSLIKNMPLRFVQLSTNIDIDGELPVELCEKTNLTVLSVGETSVTGPIPECLGENKDFLRFLDFEYTKMRSRYPKSLTYLRHFRSMHMSGMGLYGKLPSSFGQNYTNLVEIFMENNNLSGFLPETVGYMTNLARFDIASNNFQGKMPENLTHLPNLTQVRLKNNSFNVLPTTSFRSKQLRLLDMSENPLQTNVSAILWLLTNSPFVSWLNVSSCLLQGEIDVKLYSFEYLNYIDFSHNNLTGPIPNLKDDMPFLTTFILYNNDLSGEVPRSYIKFTSLRMFDIRRNPKMHSYNRRLGGMFSVHIGNMVAVANRNFSCPAVSLLKQDLGECIVQLDPSYYSYDHCTCNEHHFGEAGRCRPCMEHGTCSGRDVISNMTYDVNYWPSKSPDNATVFEPCSVSKVEKPVCNVEGTCQCYLEIDKESKKEVVKCEQSCVCRENHTGRKCLDCISEEYYHDSSQTCRPCFEDKHSSYKVLAGIFSVTVLVVVLAWIVRWRVKEQSVYQFIPTTALQVAALVVHLILCVFGYTPFWGFQLTFVVIVTNLSGIGSNAQGVINGMVFHIQLLEAILHTYPVAPDEIYKVLYLIRDAFSFQFSSMACVSPKLFKPPGHLIVMLVLPVVSVVFILCLVGITAVGYYVFNFRMKRTTCEERRLLIPKSKEKDWQPFHTFSYQCGGIAIFILSLLYFPIIKLSLMAHSVCEVEKATGVSYMHNYQTVPCYSTLWMEYLVLSSFSLAIYGIFMPIIFCILLKVYIPRRRMLSHIDDKSENSQLAFDNINSFLGRFFNPYKVGFEYVDVGFLFRKLLLAVLLASVPSYSVIQPVSVIIVFAVCLQLQLRYRPYCSDLENYLEETSLWILLFTVAYAGFLDFANVTLTDGQLAVIILVYIVVAVNCFIMVLYIVALLFKLSRGISAGCCRAKTHAA; this is encoded by the exons ATGACAGCAACTGACAGGATGATAAGCTCTGTGATGTCAACATACCCATATATGCTAATGTTTGGATGCTGGCTATTAAGCG TCAGTTGTGAATCACATGATAGTCACCTGACCATAGCCAATCAGCAGAAATATAACAAAGCACTGATGCGTGGCCTGATTGGTCACAAGTACAG ATTTGGTGACGTAGAGTGTGAACACGGACCTTGGATTGAACACTGCCAGCAACGACAGTTAGAAAAGCGGGTTTTATCGGAG ATATACCACGCCACCAACGGTACGAATTGGACAAATAATGATGACTGGCTAAACGAAGCTGTCGATCACTGTATGTGGCATGGTGTATGTTGCAATCATCAGGGCCTcgttttcaaaatattacttgTGAAAAACAATCTGAACGGTTTACTACCTGATTTGTCTCGCTTTCAGTTTCTGAAAGAATTGAACGTAAACTCAAATTATCTAAAAGGTGAATTTAATCGTTTTCTGAAATCTAATATGACATATCTGGAGAAATTGACAATCTCCTTTAATCAACTTTCCGGGAAACTACTGGGCAGTCTGATAAAAAATATGCCACTTCGTTTTGTTCAACTAAGTACCAACATCGATATTGATGGTGAACTGCCTGTCGAACTTTGTGAGAAGACCAACCTAACCGTGCTTAGTGTTGGCGAGACGTCAGTCACGGGTCCTATACCCGAATGTTTGGGTGAAAACAAAGATTTCCTCAGGTTTCTTGATTTTGAATATACGAAAATGCGAAGTCGGTACCCTAAGTCGCTCACATATTTACGTCATTTCCGGTCAATGCACATGTCAGGAATGGGTCTTTATGGGAAATTACCCTCAAGCTTTGGACAGAATTACACCAATCTTGTTGAAATAttcatggaaaacaacaatctcagCGGATTTCTTCCAGAAACTGTCGGATATATGACGAATCTCGCGCGGTTTGATATTGCGTCTAATAATTTCCAGGGGAAAATGCCCGAAAATTTGACACATTTACCAAATCTTACCCAAGTAAGGTTGAAAAATAATAGTTTTAATGTTCTACCAACCACATCGTTCAGAAGTAAACAACTGAGATTACTAGATATGTCTGAGAATCCTCTACAAACCAACGTATCTGCCATTCTGTGGTTACTGACTAACTCTCCCTTTGTTAGCTGGTTGAACGTCTCCAGTTGTCTTCTCCAAGGAGAGATAGACGTAAAACTGTACTCTTTCGAATATCTAAACTACATCGACTTTAGTCATAATAATTTAACGGGTCCAATTCCAAACCTAAAGGATGACATGCCATTCTTGACtacttttattttgtacaataatGACTTGAGTGGTGAGGTGCCAAGGTCATACATTAAATTCACAAGTTTGCGTATGTTTGATATCCGTAGAAATCCAAAGATGCATAGCTATAATAGACGTCTGGGTGGAATGTTTTCTGTGCATATAGGAAACATGGTTGCTGTAGCCAATAGGAATTTTTCTTGTCCTGCAGTAAGTCTTTTGAAACAAGACTTAGGAGAATGCATTGTCCAATTAGATCCCTCGTATTATTCATATGACCACTGCACTTGTAATGAACACCATTTCGGCGAAGCTGGTCGTTGTAGACCATGTATGGAACATGGTACTTGCAGTGGCCGTGACGTCATTAGCAATATGACGTATGACGTAAACTATTGGCCGTCTAAGTCACCGGATAATGCAACAGTGTTCGAACCATGTTCTGTCTCAAAAGTCGAGAAACCAGTATGCAACGTGGAAGGTACGTGTCAATGTTATTTGGAAATTGACAAGGAGAGTAAAAAAGAAGTTGTGAAATGTGAACAATCCTGTGTTTGCAGAGAAAATCACACAGGTCGAAAATGTTTGGATTGTATTAGTGAGGAGTACTATCACGACAGTAGTCAAACATGTAGACCCTGTTTTGAAGACAAACACAGTTCGTATAAAGTTCTTGCTGGCATCTTCAGTGTAACAGTCTTAGTTGTCGTCCTGGCTTGGATTGTACGTTGGCGCGTCAAAGAACAGTCTGTATATCAATTTATTCCAACTACTGCATTGCAAGTGGCAGCTTTAGTTGTACATCTCATACTGTGTGTATTTGGGTACACACCATTTTGGGGGTTTCAACTTACCTTTGTGGTCATCGTTACCAACCTATCAGGGATTGGTAGTAATGCACAGGGGGTTATCAATGGAATGGTATTCCATATTCAATTACTTGAAgctattttacatacatacccCGTTGCACCTGATGAAATTTATAAAGTGTTGTATTTGATACGGGATGCATTCAGCTTTCAATTTTCTAGTATGGCGTGTGTTTCCCCTAAACTGTTTAAACCACCGGGCCACTTGATTGTTATGTTAGTTTTACCGGTAGTAAGTGTTGTTTTCATTCTTTGTTTGGTTGGTATCACAGCTGTCGGTTATTATGTCTTTAATTTTCGTATGAAGAGAACAACCTGCGAAGAAAGACGTCTACTCATACCGAAATCAAAAGAGAAAGACTGGCAAccatttcatacattttcataCCAGTGCGGAGGTATAGCCATTTTTATCTTGAGTCTTCTCTATTTTCCAATCATAAAATTGTCGCTGATGGCGCACTCTGTGTGTGAGGTTGAAAAGGCGACGGGTGTGTCTTACATGCATAACTATCAAACTGTACCATGTTACAGCACCTTATGGATGGAGTATTTGGTACTGTCATCCTTTTCCTTggccatatatggtatatttatgccaatcatattttgtattttattgaaagTGTACATACCAAGGAGACGGATGCTTTCTCATATTGATGACAAGTCCGAAAATAGTCAACTTGCCTTTGATAACATCAATAGTTTTCTTGGACGTTTTTTCAATCCTTACAAAGTAGGTTTTGAATACGTTGATGTTGGCTTCTTGTTTCGCAAGTTGTTACTAGCCGTGTTGTTGGCATCTGTGCCCTCTTATTCTGTCATCCAGCCTGTCAGCGTCATTATAGTGTTTGCAGTCTGTCTTCAACTACAACTTCGATATCGCCCATATTGCAGTGATCTCGAGAATTACCTAGAGGAAACTTCACTTTGGATTTTACTTTTCACTGTTGCATATGCAGGGTTTTTGGACTTCGCCAATGTAACATTGACAGACGGTCAACTTGCTGTTATCATATTGGTATATATTGTGGTCGCTGTCAATTGTTTCATCATGGTATTATATATCGTCGCCCTTCTCTTCAAGTTATCACGTGGTATATCTGCAGGATGTTGCAGAGCCAAGACTCACGCAGCTTAA